One genomic region from Vibrio cyclitrophicus encodes:
- a CDS encoding NAD-dependent malic enzyme yields the protein MNNDKRPLYIPYAGPALLSTPLLNKGSAFSAEERSSFNLEGLLPETTETIQEQVGRAYKQYCNFESDMDKHIYLRNIQDTNETLFYRLVQNHISEMMPIIYTPTVGAACENFSNIYRRGRGLFISYPNRDRIDDLLNNATNHNVKVIVVTDGERILGLGDQGIGGMGIPIGKLALYTACGGISPAYMLPIVLDVGTNNPQRLADPMYMGWRHPRITGADYDAFVEEFIQAVQRRWPDALVQFEDFAQKNAMPLLERYKDRICCFNDDIQGTAAVTVGSLLAACKAANSKLSDQRITFLGAGSAGCGIAEAIIAQMVSEGISDAQARSQVYMVDRWGLLQEGMQNLLDFQQRLVQTNANTKDWESDGTGFSLLDVVRHAKPTVLVGVSGAPGLFSKEVIKEMNLHCERPIIFPLSNPTSRVEATPNDIIRWTDGQALVATGSPFEPVVHNGTTYPIAQCNNSYIFPGIGLGVLAVNASRITDEMLMESSRALATCSPLAINGSGALLPPLEEIHTVSKKIALAVGKKAIEQGVALEITDEALQQAIDQHFWQPVYRRYKRTAF from the coding sequence ATGAACAACGATAAACGCCCTCTGTATATCCCTTATGCTGGTCCTGCTTTACTAAGTACCCCTCTTCTTAACAAAGGCAGCGCATTCTCTGCTGAAGAGCGCAGTTCTTTCAACCTTGAAGGCTTGTTACCGGAAACAACCGAAACAATCCAAGAGCAAGTTGGACGTGCATACAAACAATATTGTAACTTCGAAAGTGATATGGATAAGCATATTTACCTACGTAACATCCAAGACACTAATGAAACGCTTTTTTATCGTTTAGTTCAAAACCACATCTCTGAAATGATGCCTATCATTTACACGCCAACAGTTGGCGCAGCATGTGAGAACTTCTCAAATATTTATCGTCGTGGCCGTGGTCTGTTTATCTCATACCCGAATCGCGATCGTATCGATGATCTACTGAATAATGCGACAAACCACAACGTTAAAGTTATCGTGGTTACGGACGGTGAACGCATTCTTGGTTTGGGAGACCAAGGCATCGGTGGCATGGGTATTCCAATTGGTAAGCTAGCGCTTTACACAGCTTGTGGCGGTATCAGCCCAGCTTACATGCTACCAATCGTGCTCGATGTGGGTACTAACAACCCTCAACGTCTTGCAGATCCAATGTACATGGGTTGGCGTCATCCTCGTATTACAGGTGCCGACTACGACGCATTCGTTGAAGAGTTCATCCAAGCGGTTCAACGTCGCTGGCCAGATGCATTAGTTCAGTTCGAAGATTTCGCACAAAAGAACGCAATGCCTCTACTTGAGCGTTATAAAGATCGCATCTGTTGTTTCAACGATGATATCCAAGGTACAGCAGCGGTAACGGTTGGTTCTCTACTTGCAGCATGTAAAGCAGCAAACAGCAAACTGTCAGATCAACGAATAACCTTCTTAGGTGCGGGTTCTGCAGGTTGTGGTATTGCAGAAGCGATCATCGCACAAATGGTATCTGAAGGTATCAGCGATGCACAAGCTCGCTCTCAAGTATACATGGTTGACCGTTGGGGTCTGCTACAGGAAGGCATGCAAAACTTGCTTGATTTCCAACAGCGTTTGGTTCAAACCAACGCTAACACTAAAGATTGGGAAAGTGACGGTACTGGTTTCTCTCTACTAGACGTTGTTCGCCACGCTAAACCAACCGTATTAGTTGGTGTATCTGGTGCTCCGGGTCTATTCAGCAAAGAAGTCATCAAAGAGATGAACCTTCACTGTGAGCGCCCTATTATATTCCCACTGTCGAACCCAACAAGCCGTGTTGAAGCGACACCAAACGACATTATTCGTTGGACTGATGGCCAAGCTCTTGTTGCAACAGGTAGCCCATTTGAACCAGTGGTTCACAACGGAACTACTTACCCAATTGCTCAATGTAACAACAGCTACATCTTCCCTGGTATTGGCCTTGGTGTATTGGCTGTGAACGCTTCACGTATCACCGATGAGATGCTGATGGAATCAAGCCGTGCTCTTGCTACGTGTTCTCCACTTGCCATCAATGGTTCAGGTGCGTTACTTCCACCATTGGAAGAGATTCACACCGTATCTAAGAAGATTGCTCTTGCCGTTGGTAAGAAAGCCATTGAACAAGGTGTTGCGTTAGAGATCACAGATGAAGCTCTTCAACAAGCAATTGACCAACATTTCTGGCAACCGGTTTACCGTCGCTACAAGCGTACTGCGTTCTAA
- a CDS encoding GGDEF domain-containing protein: protein MKWIHKIVIFLVITTLAIVQYYRVSGSRVITAITPDKYEFVATSDKVDRGISTSQISFKNGQYILDCELKESEYPWPYCGLSIRINPDITAGLDLSQYHTFRVNIDYHAEADSSGRLRTYLRNYNPAYSVSDDEYTHKYNGMEFSPGVDGGVIEIPIANLQVMTWWLADNDIALEHSAPEYSNVNMVEFATASGAKLGHHRIVIRSIEFEGSYISAESLFLILLFIWVGTGTVFLLSELHHSRKRMVIAEKRHHHLKSVNRALREQNFEFSEMAHRDELTGILNRHAIRDWLKMQSQQVKQGHGKLSMLYLDIDYFKSVNDKYGHQMGDHILREFSMVVGSSISATDKLVRWGGEEFIVFCPETDAGEAQRKAEKIRLLVSQHLWVHGDPLTCSVGLAEMKQERVTETIARADEALYQAKHSGRNQVFLSH, encoded by the coding sequence GTGAAGTGGATTCATAAGATTGTTATCTTTCTCGTTATCACAACGCTTGCCATTGTGCAGTATTACCGTGTGAGCGGGAGTCGTGTGATAACTGCTATTACTCCTGATAAATATGAATTTGTCGCAACTAGCGATAAAGTTGACAGGGGTATCAGTACCTCTCAAATATCTTTTAAAAATGGCCAGTATATTCTCGACTGTGAATTGAAAGAGTCTGAGTATCCGTGGCCTTATTGTGGCCTGTCAATTCGTATCAATCCAGACATTACCGCTGGCCTTGATCTTTCCCAATACCATACCTTCAGAGTCAATATTGATTATCATGCGGAAGCGGATTCTAGCGGTCGTTTGAGAACCTATCTACGCAATTATAATCCTGCTTACTCTGTATCTGATGACGAATACACGCATAAGTATAATGGTATGGAGTTTTCACCTGGTGTAGATGGCGGTGTGATTGAGATTCCTATTGCTAACCTGCAGGTGATGACATGGTGGCTTGCCGATAACGATATTGCGCTAGAACATTCGGCTCCAGAATATTCAAATGTCAATATGGTTGAATTTGCGACCGCCTCTGGAGCAAAATTAGGTCATCATCGAATTGTTATTCGCAGTATTGAATTTGAAGGATCCTATATATCAGCAGAAAGTTTGTTCTTAATCTTGCTGTTCATTTGGGTAGGCACAGGTACTGTATTTTTACTTTCTGAATTGCATCACTCACGCAAGCGTATGGTGATTGCAGAAAAAAGGCACCACCACCTTAAGAGTGTTAACCGTGCATTACGAGAGCAAAACTTTGAGTTTTCAGAGATGGCTCACCGAGATGAGTTAACAGGCATACTTAACCGACACGCGATCCGTGATTGGTTGAAGATGCAGTCTCAACAGGTGAAGCAAGGGCATGGGAAGCTAAGTATGTTGTACCTCGATATTGACTACTTCAAAAGTGTGAACGATAAGTACGGACATCAGATGGGCGACCATATTTTACGTGAGTTTAGCATGGTAGTGGGTAGCTCGATCAGCGCTACCGACAAGTTAGTGAGGTGGGGCGGGGAAGAGTTTATTGTTTTTTGTCCTGAGACAGACGCTGGAGAAGCGCAAAGAAAGGCAGAGAAAATAAGGCTTTTGGTTAGTCAACACCTATGGGTTCATGGCGACCCTCTTACTTGCAGTGTTGGTCTTGCCGAGATGAAGCAAGAGCGGGTGACAGAGACTATTGCTCGTGCTGATGAAGCTTTATATCAAGCGAAACATTCGGGTCGAAATCAGGTGTTCTTGAGTCACTAA
- a CDS encoding SulA-like leucine-rich domain-containing protein, which produces MIQAHVKAQHSSPLVHCVFTSVSRKSKNSNEEALFARMALLSNQHQWLLFTAQTPRPSAKQLKQHNVCCDRVIHMKASHQMTEVETVEKAIRSKNASAIVASASIDSFSQQYLRMLGQRFQCEVFFIDDNSERIH; this is translated from the coding sequence ATGATTCAAGCACACGTTAAAGCCCAACACTCTAGCCCGCTAGTTCACTGCGTATTTACATCAGTTTCTCGTAAAAGCAAAAATTCAAACGAGGAAGCGTTGTTCGCTAGAATGGCGTTGCTGTCCAATCAACATCAGTGGTTACTGTTTACGGCTCAAACACCGAGACCATCCGCTAAGCAGCTGAAGCAACATAATGTTTGCTGTGACCGCGTTATTCATATGAAAGCCTCTCACCAAATGACTGAAGTAGAAACAGTCGAGAAAGCTATTCGCTCTAAGAATGCGAGCGCAATCGTTGCAAGTGCTTCTATCGACTCATTCAGCCAACAGTATCTAAGAATGTTAGGACAACGCTTTCAATGCGAAGTGTTCTTCATCGATGACAATTCAGAACGCATTCACTAA
- a CDS encoding phosphoribosylaminoimidazolesuccinocarboxamide synthase, which translates to MSLADQVLAVNDDLPIRTDKPVHSGKVRSVYWLTEEDSQRLIKDKGYDVAPDAPLAIMVISDRISAFDCIWRGEGNLKGVPGKGAALNAISNHWFKLFKDNGLADSHILDIPHPFVWIVQKARPVMIEAICRQYITGSMWRAYANGEREFCGIEMPEGLEKDKKLPELLITPSTKGILKGIPGVPEADDVNITRNNIEDNFAAFNFTQASDITHYEKLLKEGFNVISQALANVDQIFVDTKFEFGYVNDAQGKEKLIYMDEVGTPDSSRIWDTQEYNKGNIVENSKEGFRQFLLNYFPDADILLNKERMPEREALARDNELPLDALMSLSRTYLDIAAKITGAEIVLSENPKQEIIDVLRADYGLID; encoded by the coding sequence ATGAGCCTTGCTGATCAAGTTCTTGCCGTAAATGATGACCTACCAATCCGTACTGACAAACCTGTCCACAGCGGCAAAGTTCGCTCAGTCTACTGGTTAACTGAAGAAGATAGCCAACGACTAATTAAAGACAAAGGCTACGACGTAGCACCGGATGCGCCTTTAGCCATCATGGTGATCAGTGACCGTATCTCTGCGTTTGATTGTATCTGGCGCGGTGAAGGGAATCTTAAAGGTGTTCCGGGGAAAGGAGCAGCTCTGAATGCTATCTCTAATCACTGGTTCAAATTGTTTAAAGACAACGGGCTTGCTGACAGTCATATTCTTGATATCCCTCACCCATTCGTATGGATTGTTCAAAAAGCTCGTCCAGTAATGATTGAAGCGATTTGTCGTCAATACATCACAGGTTCAATGTGGCGTGCATACGCAAACGGCGAACGTGAATTCTGCGGCATCGAGATGCCTGAAGGCCTAGAGAAAGACAAGAAGCTACCTGAACTGCTGATCACACCTTCAACAAAAGGGATTTTGAAAGGCATCCCTGGCGTACCAGAAGCTGACGATGTGAACATCACACGTAACAACATCGAAGACAACTTCGCTGCGTTCAACTTTACTCAAGCCAGTGACATTACGCATTACGAAAAACTTCTAAAAGAAGGCTTCAACGTAATTAGCCAAGCACTCGCAAACGTCGATCAAATCTTTGTTGATACTAAATTTGAGTTCGGTTATGTAAACGATGCTCAAGGTAAAGAAAAGCTTATCTATATGGATGAGGTCGGTACACCTGATTCATCTCGTATTTGGGATACTCAAGAATACAACAAAGGCAACATCGTCGAGAACTCAAAAGAAGGTTTCCGTCAGTTCTTACTTAACTACTTCCCTGATGCAGACATTCTGTTGAACAAAGAGCGTATGCCAGAACGTGAAGCTCTAGCTCGTGACAATGAACTTCCTTTGGATGCATTGATGTCTCTTTCTCGTACTTACCTTGATATCGCAGCGAAAATCACCGGTGCAGAGATAGTACTGAGTGAAAACCCTAAGCAAGAGATCATCGATGTATTACGTGCCGACTACGGACTGATCGATTAA
- a CDS encoding helicase-related protein, producing MSLLPIDSYQNAFHDQIGSSHLVVEAETGSGKSTRLPVWASQHGRVLVVEPRRIACTSLAKYLAQQSGEKLGSKVGYAIKLESEYSEQTDVVFVAPGIALRWLSEDGLASFDVIVVDEFHERRWDIDLLVAILKQKASHRLVITSATIEGERLAHYLNANRISCEGRTYQVAIENRANESRVLPDIRHLEQRIAEEVNHQLIASRGDILVFLPGKKEIVHCEQTLAKNPDIQVVKLHASVSDKERGLALSGRNIDTKNDGDSLRKVILATNVAETSLTIPDIGVVIDSGLERRTVQRNGRTTLMLKSISRASAKQRAGRAGRVMDGVCVRLYGEHAALELVTPPELQREELTEPMLAAACCGAPLESLSFLDPIPEKSLNSATQTLLTMEAINTDHQITEHGKKLYPLPIDALYADIVTRIKNKALKEAMVDLTAALSVPARLYQLPNNADHLEALAQQEKEGCDLSLLIQIVRGRDYPHLEIDKQALNEAQGLATQMREVFELPQLEVASRFQRIELLKTIVNLHPELVFVRRLKRKEAFANGMLEVVLGRQNRFPDNAQAMLVLDTHSLPGRGVKQTLILATTTAPIPLELVVEADLGEWQQSETVVNDEGVFTEMALVYAGRTITTKLVAAEGPLSLKPIVDLVVSGAQLPGFAEARTQEIKHWQLYVKLGLDEQTQFTPEIEQLSFELWLIEQLEVLGVTDVSELEMFEHNDIPFDGIPAWLYNEFSEKYPFSLCLADLQLEVEYLTGRKLIYVHYQSGSRKLSPKRWELPTWSGWRIQYKKASRIIDIK from the coding sequence ATGTCTCTACTTCCCATCGATTCTTATCAAAATGCATTCCACGATCAAATCGGCAGTTCTCACCTCGTAGTCGAAGCAGAAACCGGATCGGGCAAATCAACACGTTTACCGGTGTGGGCGTCTCAGCATGGGCGAGTACTTGTGGTAGAGCCAAGACGAATCGCCTGTACGTCATTAGCTAAATACCTCGCACAGCAATCGGGTGAGAAGTTGGGTAGCAAGGTCGGCTACGCCATTAAGCTTGAATCTGAATATAGCGAGCAAACCGATGTGGTTTTTGTGGCTCCCGGAATCGCATTGCGTTGGTTATCTGAAGATGGACTTGCTAGTTTCGATGTCATTGTGGTGGATGAATTTCACGAGAGGCGCTGGGATATTGATCTGCTGGTGGCGATTCTGAAACAAAAAGCGAGTCATCGTTTGGTGATCACTTCTGCCACCATTGAAGGTGAGCGCCTTGCTCACTATCTGAATGCGAATCGAATAAGCTGTGAAGGCCGAACTTATCAAGTTGCTATTGAAAATAGGGCGAATGAATCAAGAGTATTACCCGATATTCGACATCTAGAGCAACGTATTGCTGAAGAAGTGAATCACCAACTGATCGCTTCTCGTGGCGATATTTTGGTTTTCCTGCCGGGTAAAAAAGAGATCGTGCATTGTGAGCAAACCTTGGCAAAGAATCCAGATATCCAAGTTGTTAAATTGCATGCATCAGTGAGTGATAAAGAACGAGGTTTAGCGCTCTCTGGTCGTAATATCGATACTAAAAATGACGGCGACAGTTTACGAAAAGTCATTTTGGCGACCAACGTTGCTGAAACCTCACTAACTATACCCGACATAGGTGTGGTGATAGATTCAGGGTTAGAAAGACGCACCGTTCAACGAAACGGAAGAACGACACTGATGCTTAAATCGATATCACGAGCGAGTGCCAAGCAACGAGCTGGCCGCGCGGGTAGGGTGATGGATGGTGTCTGTGTTCGTCTATATGGCGAGCATGCGGCGTTAGAATTAGTCACACCACCTGAACTGCAACGTGAAGAATTAACAGAACCTATGTTGGCCGCGGCATGTTGTGGTGCTCCGCTTGAGAGCTTGTCCTTCCTTGACCCTATTCCAGAGAAGTCATTAAATAGCGCGACTCAAACCTTGCTTACGATGGAGGCGATTAATACCGACCATCAAATTACCGAGCATGGAAAGAAACTTTACCCGCTGCCAATTGATGCCTTGTATGCCGATATTGTTACTCGAATTAAAAACAAAGCATTAAAAGAGGCGATGGTGGATCTCACGGCAGCGCTTTCAGTTCCGGCTCGTCTATACCAATTACCTAATAATGCAGACCATTTGGAAGCACTCGCTCAACAAGAGAAAGAAGGATGTGATTTATCCCTGTTAATTCAGATTGTACGCGGTCGTGATTATCCACATTTAGAAATAGATAAGCAGGCATTGAATGAAGCTCAAGGGTTGGCGACGCAAATGCGTGAGGTGTTTGAGCTTCCTCAGTTAGAAGTCGCGTCACGTTTCCAACGCATTGAACTGCTTAAGACTATTGTTAATTTACATCCTGAGCTCGTGTTTGTGCGCCGACTGAAGAGGAAAGAAGCCTTTGCCAACGGGATGTTAGAAGTAGTACTCGGTCGCCAGAATCGTTTCCCTGACAATGCGCAAGCTATGTTGGTGTTGGACACTCACAGCTTACCGGGTCGTGGTGTGAAGCAAACACTGATCTTAGCTACGACCACTGCGCCTATTCCTTTAGAACTCGTTGTTGAAGCAGATTTGGGTGAATGGCAGCAAAGTGAAACCGTGGTCAATGACGAGGGCGTGTTTACTGAAATGGCATTGGTGTACGCTGGCCGCACGATTACGACTAAGCTGGTAGCGGCAGAAGGACCGTTGTCTTTAAAGCCTATCGTTGATCTCGTGGTAAGCGGTGCTCAGCTTCCTGGTTTTGCAGAGGCCCGTACTCAAGAGATTAAGCATTGGCAGCTTTACGTCAAACTCGGGCTAGATGAGCAGACTCAATTTACACCAGAGATCGAGCAATTGAGCTTTGAACTATGGCTTATAGAACAACTGGAAGTGTTAGGCGTGACGGATGTCAGCGAGCTGGAAATGTTTGAACATAACGACATTCCCTTTGATGGTATACCTGCTTGGCTGTATAACGAGTTCTCAGAAAAATATCCGTTTTCATTGTGCCTTGCCGACTTGCAGCTTGAGGTGGAATACTTGACTGGAAGGAAGCTGATTTACGTGCATTATCAATCGGGTAGTCGGAAGTTATCACCAAAACGCTGGGAGTTGCCTACATGGTCTGGATGGCGTATTCAGTACAAAAAAGCGAGCCGAATAATTGATATAAAATAG
- a CDS encoding SLC13 family permease codes for MTALVTTLKHWLFTRNSMILIGNFTLFALLLNTLPFEAQVNTGLSILVFVAILWLTEAIHVSITALLVPLLAVLFGVFNTPAALANFSNPIIFLFMGGFALAAALNKQELDKAIADKVLLIAKGRMSVAVFMLFGVSAGLSMWISNTATTAMMLPLVLGIMNKVDQSEDRNTYVFVLLGIAYCASIGGIATLVGSPPNAIAAAEVGLSFTEWMALGLPISMILLPIAMIILYVMTKPKLDHKFELDHAPVEWTNSKKITLSIFLLTVTLWIFGKPINAMIGGFSKFDSLVAIGAIVLLGASRAVEWKDVEKTTDWGVLILFGGGICLSNILKATGTSVFLAHSLSGFLETAGVLLTILAVVAFVVFLTEFASNTASAALLVPVFATIAEALGMSPVILSALIAVAASCAFMLPVATPPNAIVFGSGHIKQKEMMRIGMVLNLVCILVLTLFAWIFW; via the coding sequence ATGACGGCACTTGTTACTACACTGAAACACTGGTTGTTTACCCGCAACAGCATGATATTAATTGGTAATTTCACACTATTTGCACTCTTGCTCAACACCTTACCATTCGAAGCACAAGTGAATACGGGTTTAAGTATTCTCGTGTTCGTTGCTATTTTATGGTTAACCGAAGCGATTCACGTCAGCATCACCGCTTTGCTTGTTCCTCTATTGGCTGTCTTGTTTGGTGTGTTCAATACGCCCGCAGCACTGGCTAATTTTTCGAACCCAATCATCTTTTTATTCATGGGTGGCTTCGCACTGGCAGCCGCACTGAACAAACAGGAGTTGGATAAAGCGATTGCCGACAAAGTATTACTGATAGCAAAAGGCAGAATGTCGGTCGCCGTATTCATGTTGTTTGGTGTGAGTGCTGGTCTATCAATGTGGATCTCCAACACAGCCACCACAGCGATGATGCTTCCTCTTGTTCTTGGTATCATGAACAAAGTCGACCAAAGTGAAGACCGCAACACCTACGTGTTCGTGCTACTTGGTATTGCTTACTGTGCTTCAATCGGTGGTATTGCAACCTTGGTTGGTAGCCCACCAAACGCTATTGCGGCGGCAGAAGTTGGCCTAAGCTTCACTGAGTGGATGGCGCTTGGCCTACCAATCTCAATGATCTTGTTACCAATCGCGATGATTATTTTGTACGTCATGACTAAGCCGAAACTTGACCACAAATTCGAATTAGACCATGCCCCTGTTGAGTGGACAAACAGTAAGAAAATCACACTGTCTATCTTCCTTCTAACGGTAACGCTTTGGATATTCGGTAAACCAATCAATGCTATGATCGGCGGCTTCTCTAAGTTCGATAGCTTGGTAGCGATTGGCGCAATTGTACTACTTGGCGCTTCTAGAGCGGTTGAATGGAAAGATGTTGAGAAGACAACGGACTGGGGTGTACTTATCCTGTTCGGTGGTGGTATCTGTTTAAGTAACATTCTTAAAGCGACAGGAACGAGTGTATTCCTAGCGCACTCTCTAAGCGGATTTTTAGAAACAGCTGGTGTTCTTCTTACGATTCTAGCGGTGGTAGCGTTCGTGGTATTCCTAACGGAATTTGCGAGTAACACTGCAAGCGCAGCACTGCTTGTCCCTGTATTTGCGACTATTGCTGAAGCGCTAGGTATGTCTCCAGTTATCTTATCGGCGCTAATTGCCGTTGCCGCTTCTTGTGCTTTCATGTTGCCAGTCGCGACACCACCTAACGCAATAGTGTTTGGCTCGGGTCACATCAAGCAGAAAGAGATGATGCGAATCGGTATGGTATTAAACCTAGTTTGTATCCTAGTTCTGACATTGTTCGCTTGGATTTTCTGGTAA
- a CDS encoding SanA/YdcF family protein produces the protein MKFDSHIFRSYLKKAYKKLQGFLFGAFLVFLVGSAAVIAIDYWVSWQAKDRIIYHIDDVPEREVAVVLGTSKYLGRTLNEYYKHRIDAAIELFDREKVEQFLLSGDNAHRSYNEPWTMKRDLLKAGVPDERINLDYAGFRTLDSIVRAKKIFDTDNFLIITQEFHCERALLIASSYDIHAQCLAVSGPTHHSGTTIRLREVFARTKAFLDLYIIGTAPKFLGPKEPIQPSPKQETLPIPSPITDPSDPDV, from the coding sequence GTGAAATTTGATTCTCACATTTTCCGTAGCTACTTAAAAAAAGCTTACAAAAAACTACAAGGTTTTCTGTTTGGCGCTTTCCTCGTGTTCTTAGTAGGTAGTGCTGCGGTTATTGCGATTGATTATTGGGTTTCATGGCAAGCAAAAGATCGCATCATCTACCATATCGATGATGTGCCAGAGCGCGAAGTTGCCGTTGTACTTGGTACCAGTAAATACCTAGGTAGAACACTCAACGAATACTACAAACATCGAATTGACGCTGCTATTGAGTTATTCGATCGTGAAAAAGTAGAGCAATTTCTACTGAGTGGCGATAACGCTCATCGTTCTTATAACGAACCGTGGACAATGAAACGTGACTTATTAAAAGCCGGTGTGCCCGATGAACGCATCAATCTCGATTACGCTGGTTTCAGAACTTTAGATTCAATTGTTCGCGCCAAAAAGATCTTCGATACCGATAACTTTTTAATTATCACACAGGAATTCCACTGTGAAAGAGCACTATTGATCGCAAGCTCTTACGATATTCACGCCCAATGTTTGGCAGTTTCAGGTCCGACTCACCACTCTGGAACAACCATACGTTTACGTGAAGTGTTCGCGCGAACTAAAGCGTTCCTTGATTTGTATATTATTGGTACTGCACCCAAATTCCTTGGACCTAAAGAACCAATTCAACCCAGCCCTAAGCAAGAAACACTGCCTATTCCTAGCCCTATCACAGACCCTTCAGATCCCGATGTGTAG